From Salvelinus namaycush isolate Seneca chromosome 27, SaNama_1.0, whole genome shotgun sequence, the proteins below share one genomic window:
- the LOC120022466 gene encoding negative elongation factor E-like: MVVFPSSLTEEEESLQKKYAKLKKKKKALLALKKQQSSTSQTNQSGLKRTLSDQPVLDTATATEQAKMLIKSGAISAIKSENKNSGFKRSRTLEIKLKDPEKVPGPVAFQPFQRSMSTDEELSEAGKRAHRKSLYESFVTPGDRAARDDEEEEGGGGLSTSRDMERERDRGDREMDRERERDRERDRGSGDRGRDREPRDRERDRSQDGDRERGGDRESRERDGPFRRSDSYPERRGVRKGNTVYVYGTGLVEDNLRSAFSQHGTIIDLSMDSPRNCAFITFEKMESADQAVAELNGSTVGDVPIKVSIARKQPMLEAATGKSVWATLAVQNSAKGSYRDKRNQVVYSEDFL, from the exons ATGGTTGTGTTCCCAAGCTCTTTGACGGAGGAAGAGGAGTCTCTGCAGAAGAAATATGCCAAACTCAAGAAAAAG AAAAAGGCACTGCTGGCTTTGAAGAAGCAGCAGAGTTCAACCAGCCAGACCAATCAGAGTGGATTGAAGCGAA CTTTGTCAGACCAGCCGGTGCTAGATACTGCGACAGCTACAGAGCAGGCAAAGATGCTTATCAAGTCTGGAGCCATCAGCGCCATCAAGTCAGAGAATAAGAACTCTGGCTTCAAGCGCTCTAGAACACTAGAGATCAAACTCAAG GATCCAGAGAAAGTGCCAGGCCCTGTGGCTTTCCAACCATTCCAAAGGAGCATGTCCACTGATGAGGAACTTTCTGAG GCTGGCAAAAGAGCCCACAGAAAATCTTTGTACGAGAG CTTCGTCACTCCAGGTGACCGGGCGGCTCGTgacgacgaggaggaggagggaggcggCGGCCTTTCCACCAGCAGAGacatggagcgagagagagacagaggagaccgagagatggacagagagagggagcgcgacagagagagagaccggggcAGCGGCGACCGGGGCAGGGACAGAGAGCCGCGAGAccgggagagagacaggagccaGGACGGAGACCgggaaaggggaggagacagagagtcACGTGAGCGAGACGGACCGTTCAGAC GATCAGACTCGTACCCGGAGCGGAGAGGGGTGAGGAAGGGGAACACAGTGTACGTGTATGGAACTGGCCTTGTGGAGGACAACCTGCGTTCAGCCTTCTCCCAACACGGCACCATCATTGACCTGTCCATGGATTCCCCACGCAA CTGTGCATTCATCACCTTTGAGAAGATGGAGTCTGCAGACCAAGCTGTAGCAGAG TTGAATGGAAGCACGGTGGGAGACGTCCCCATCAAAGTCAGCATCGCCAGGAAGCAGCCTATGCTGGAGGCAGCCACCGGCAAATCTGTTTGGGCCACTCTGG CTGTGCAGAACAGTGCCAAAGGTTCCTACAGAGACAAGAGAAACCAGGTTGTGTACAGTGAGGATTTCCTATGA